The Sorangiineae bacterium MSr11367 genome window below encodes:
- a CDS encoding GNAT family N-acetyltransferase: MAAVTVRERILVRAPSPGEGIQIAGLWRELWDAHERWGGYPGTRDERVYARLANRLDEDARVRGGQPVLGRHIHLVAAIHGQVCGQVEGWFERHGAEARTPYTCEVRSLIVHPRARVLGAGKALLTNLARMSHELARGAPSVLAAEVLEPNPAHGFYERLGYRPVAWSSRMVVSHEPRVRAGEFVARPAEPQDALALAVLESMLAARRRAAHDERFDRPRAIDATLVGAIAAHLGRRHRDASEPHELVTVDARGDVRAAASLVISPLDPPFARTRRTILGRFAIDPAREPLPVLAPLIALACRFAIAAEAPTMELTDLTLPGTPLYDATLSLGAHPWSRIVTRLA; this comes from the coding sequence ATGGCCGCAGTAACCGTTCGTGAGCGCATACTGGTACGAGCGCCCTCCCCGGGGGAGGGCATCCAAATCGCGGGATTGTGGCGTGAGCTCTGGGATGCGCACGAGCGCTGGGGAGGCTACCCGGGCACGCGCGACGAGCGGGTTTACGCGCGGCTGGCCAACCGGCTCGACGAGGACGCGCGCGTTCGCGGCGGGCAGCCGGTGCTCGGGCGTCACATTCACCTGGTGGCGGCCATCCATGGCCAAGTTTGCGGCCAGGTGGAAGGCTGGTTCGAACGCCACGGTGCCGAGGCGCGCACGCCGTACACGTGCGAGGTGCGCTCGCTCATCGTGCACCCCCGGGCGCGGGTGCTCGGTGCGGGGAAGGCGCTGCTGACGAATTTGGCGCGCATGTCCCACGAGCTTGCGCGGGGCGCCCCGTCGGTGTTGGCCGCCGAGGTGCTCGAGCCCAACCCGGCGCACGGCTTTTACGAGCGGCTCGGGTACCGGCCCGTGGCCTGGAGCTCGCGCATGGTCGTCTCGCACGAGCCTCGGGTGCGCGCGGGCGAGTTCGTGGCCCGGCCCGCCGAGCCGCAGGATGCGCTGGCCCTGGCCGTCTTGGAGTCGATGCTGGCCGCCCGAAGGCGCGCCGCCCACGACGAGCGGTTCGACCGGCCACGGGCCATCGATGCCACCTTGGTCGGGGCCATCGCCGCCCACCTCGGGCGCCGGCATCGTGATGCCAGCGAGCCGCACGAACTCGTCACCGTCGATGCGCGCGGCGACGTCCGGGCGGCGGCAAGCCTGGTCATTTCGCCCCTGGATCCGCCATTTGCGCGGACGCGGCGTACCATTCTCGGCCGCTTCGCCATCGACCCGGCGCGCGAACCTCTTCCCGTGCTGGCCCCGCTCATCGCGCTCGCGTGCCGATTTGCGATCGCAGCGGAAGCTCCCACCATGGAGCTGACCGATCTGACCCTTCCGGGCACCCCGCTTTACGACGCCACCCTGAGCCTTGGCGCGCACCCGTGGTCGCGCATCGTCACAAGATTGGCTTGA